The following are encoded together in the Microscilla marina ATCC 23134 genome:
- a CDS encoding contractile injection system tape measure protein: MTPTNHRHVIKKQVFEVAVAGEEKAQAMQNNLGAIFQKRILPLINETLNRLSPPNVLHRIDKLEIDLGQIRANHLEEDIAQQVKRVLEKVLQKGIAQAEATHPAEDLEQLQAQEIMPLLKRGFRALLNDRLPGDASLDTLLARLKALDLGLGNEYAAVVDKLKAALVNLLKAKWANLPATGTAQGLDELLGDVDTWVDQTPQSLTKKPSKRGGADPEILVFFLDTGRLPWWAQASPSLLENALLATLEQHPEWLLDQLNKYYQTAQGRQRIIATFNDEVLLKLSAHYADPQDLLPLVRALPSSLPAMATALDYNFARLRYLFWELALLTLSGQAAHSPKRPRFLQNFLLTIAQGATPPQKVNEVVTLLAKAPPMVSGVPSIDWGKVWAEADVEPLTETEVDIESLTETKEQAQTQVQAVDKEAVAEPLLQKQFAASDEVYVDNAGLVILWVFLGNFFKNLDWVEDKKFKTPALQHRAAWVLQYLVDGATEPPEYVLPLNKLLCGIPIDQAIEPQLPLTQEEQADADLLMEAVLEYAKGLGSISVEGLQQSFLQREGVLTQPNNSYLLQVEKETFDILLTRLEWSYQVVKLPWMPQAIFVEW; this comes from the coding sequence ATGACCCCAACCAACCACCGACATGTGATAAAAAAACAAGTGTTTGAGGTAGCGGTAGCCGGAGAAGAAAAGGCACAAGCAATGCAAAATAACTTGGGGGCAATTTTTCAAAAACGAATATTGCCCCTCATCAACGAAACGCTGAACCGGCTCAGCCCGCCCAATGTGTTGCACCGCATTGACAAGCTAGAGATAGACCTGGGGCAAATACGGGCAAACCACCTGGAAGAAGACATTGCCCAGCAGGTGAAACGGGTGCTGGAAAAGGTGTTGCAAAAGGGCATTGCCCAAGCAGAGGCAACCCACCCCGCTGAAGACCTAGAGCAACTACAGGCGCAAGAAATAATGCCCCTGCTCAAACGAGGCTTTAGGGCGTTGCTCAACGATCGGCTACCCGGCGATGCTTCGCTAGATACCTTGCTTGCCCGCCTCAAGGCGCTCGACTTGGGATTGGGCAACGAGTATGCGGCTGTTGTAGATAAGCTCAAAGCAGCTTTGGTAAATTTGCTCAAGGCAAAATGGGCAAACCTACCCGCTACAGGCACCGCCCAAGGCTTAGACGAACTATTAGGCGATGTGGATACTTGGGTAGACCAAACGCCGCAAAGCCTGACTAAGAAACCAAGCAAAAGGGGAGGGGCTGACCCTGAGATTTTGGTGTTTTTTCTGGACACGGGGCGCCTGCCCTGGTGGGCACAAGCGAGCCCCAGTTTGCTGGAAAATGCTTTGCTTGCGACTCTAGAGCAACACCCCGAATGGTTGCTTGATCAGCTCAATAAGTATTACCAAACTGCCCAGGGGCGGCAACGAATCATTGCTACTTTTAACGATGAAGTGTTGCTAAAGCTAAGTGCTCACTATGCCGACCCTCAAGACTTGTTGCCCTTGGTGCGTGCCTTGCCCTCAAGCTTGCCTGCCATGGCAACTGCGTTGGACTATAATTTTGCCCGTTTGCGGTACTTGTTTTGGGAGCTTGCCTTGCTTACTTTGTCGGGGCAGGCAGCCCATTCGCCCAAGCGCCCCCGATTTTTGCAAAACTTTTTATTGACCATTGCTCAGGGTGCGACTCCTCCCCAAAAGGTAAATGAGGTGGTTACTCTTTTGGCGAAAGCCCCCCCAATGGTTTCTGGTGTACCTAGCATTGACTGGGGCAAGGTGTGGGCAGAGGCAGACGTTGAGCCATTGACTGAAACGGAGGTAGACATTGAGTCACTGACTGAAACGAAGGAACAAGCACAAACACAAGTACAAGCAGTGGATAAAGAAGCGGTTGCTGAACCATTGTTACAAAAACAGTTTGCTGCTTCTGACGAAGTCTATGTAGACAATGCAGGCTTGGTAATATTGTGGGTGTTTTTGGGCAATTTTTTTAAAAACTTAGACTGGGTAGAAGACAAGAAATTTAAAACCCCCGCTTTACAGCACCGCGCCGCCTGGGTGCTGCAATACCTGGTAGATGGAGCTACCGAACCGCCCGAGTATGTATTGCCCCTGAACAAACTGTTGTGTGGCATACCTATAGACCAAGCCATAGAACCCCAATTGCCCCTGACCCAGGAAGAGCAGGCAGACGCGGACTTGTTGATGGAGGCAGTGCTGGAGTATGCCAAAGGCTTGGGCAGTATTTCGGTAGAAGGGCTCCAGCAATCTTTTTTGCAGCGCGAAGGGGTACTTACCCAGCCAAACAATAGTTACCTACTACAGGTAGAAAAAGAAACTTTTGATATTTTATTAACCCGGCTAGAGTGGAGCTACCAAGTGGTAAAGCTGCCCTGGATGCCTCAGGCAATTTTTGTAGAATGGTAA
- a CDS encoding ATP-binding protein — translation MELPSGKAALDASGNFCRMVNASVLDNELNWLQKVIDLRFSLYFETGEKGGYESVDELLPPPLEASDYAEVVQHFDLEFGERLALALCIAARLQPQLFDVFFIRNQTFQRSFTEFGGVVPHEQSGFLPTGETFVFLMAGNDLSKRLEAMALLHQQQILFSQGMIELVPRSDQPFATRQSGVLRLTPEYEARWLYGQSYQPEFSVQFPASRMSAPRLDWKEDLVLPRSTKRQLDEIKIWIENKDRLLQDWTVGKNLRPGFRALFYGPPGTGKTLTASMLGKETGKIVYRVDLSMMVSKYIGETEKNLARVFNAATHKDWILFFDEADALFGKRTQTQSSHDRYANQEVAYLLQRFETFEGITLLATNLRENIDEAFTRRFESIIYFPLPEPSQRLRLWQKVLPVGDKKKIAQDIDLNQIAEKYKLSGGSITNVARHASLAAIAGKSCITQQILMEGIQREYWKEGKSL, via the coding sequence GTGGAGCTACCAAGTGGTAAAGCTGCCCTGGATGCCTCAGGCAATTTTTGTAGAATGGTAAATGCAAGTGTACTTGACAATGAGTTGAATTGGCTACAGAAAGTAATTGATTTGCGTTTTTCTCTATATTTTGAGACAGGAGAAAAGGGTGGATATGAATCGGTTGATGAGTTGCTCCCACCACCTCTTGAAGCTTCGGATTATGCTGAAGTAGTACAGCACTTTGACTTGGAGTTTGGCGAACGCCTGGCGCTTGCTTTGTGTATAGCGGCTCGCCTACAACCTCAATTATTTGATGTGTTCTTTATCCGAAACCAAACTTTTCAACGCAGTTTCACTGAGTTTGGAGGAGTGGTGCCCCATGAACAAAGTGGTTTTTTGCCTACGGGCGAAACTTTTGTCTTTTTGATGGCGGGCAACGATTTGTCTAAAAGGCTAGAGGCAATGGCATTGTTGCATCAGCAACAAATATTGTTTAGCCAAGGCATGATAGAACTAGTGCCTCGTTCTGACCAGCCCTTTGCTACCCGCCAAAGTGGGGTGTTGCGCCTCACGCCCGAATACGAGGCGCGTTGGTTGTATGGGCAGAGTTACCAGCCTGAGTTTAGCGTGCAGTTTCCGGCAAGCCGCATGAGTGCACCCCGCCTCGACTGGAAAGAAGACCTGGTGTTGCCCCGAAGCACCAAAAGGCAACTGGACGAGATAAAAATATGGATAGAAAACAAAGACCGTTTGTTGCAGGATTGGACGGTGGGTAAAAACCTGCGTCCCGGCTTTCGTGCCTTGTTTTATGGCCCTCCGGGTACGGGCAAAACCCTCACCGCAAGTATGTTGGGCAAAGAAACGGGCAAGATAGTATACCGGGTTGACCTCTCGATGATGGTGTCGAAATACATAGGCGAAACCGAAAAAAATCTGGCGCGGGTGTTCAATGCTGCCACCCACAAAGACTGGATTTTGTTTTTTGACGAAGCGGACGCCCTCTTTGGCAAACGTACCCAAACCCAAAGCTCGCACGACCGCTACGCCAACCAGGAGGTGGCTTATTTGCTCCAGCGTTTCGAAACCTTTGAGGGCATTACTTTGCTTGCCACCAACCTGCGCGAAAACATCGACGAAGCCTTTACCCGCCGTTTTGAGTCTATCATTTATTTTCCTTTGCCCGAACCCAGCCAGCGCCTCAGGCTTTGGCAAAAGGTGTTGCCGGTAGGCGATAAGAAAAAAATAGCTCAAGACATTGATCTGAACCAAATTGCCGAAAAATACAAGCTATCGGGTGGCTCTATCACCAATGTAGCGCGCCACGCTTCGCTTGCCGCCATTGCGGGCAAAAGCTGTATTACTCAACAAATATTAATGGAAGGTATCCAGCGGGAGTATTGGAAGGAAGGGAAGAGTTTGTAG
- a CDS encoding LysM peptidoglycan-binding domain-containing protein codes for MRPSTTKEPTPKKTSTSSNLTPFDKSKARSIKPPKYGIQAADNPQPLQAKFGNNFARAGSLRRKGKSYRGVFKDRGGETYTVDGKEYNNYGNYNPYDGQHTIVAGNTYTGLSKRYYGNSSMASSFMKLHQKLEKKFVPGETIVVNFEREGRHVKLARLNVQAIDFYKTIEQEGLGGIASRYNITTDLLINMNANLQLQLFKAGDEIRIPQPFGTITLKLTKDTTAEALAQKYKISLATIVDLNLKAGAVLAVPGSTYSQKTREKIKPGNKTTQVVKHTRSKFGTHTLSPENVDILLNKYSKYTAYVANKGDNLWKIMHKYWGNCASMYTEQSYYNLVHGLVLAMLEVNNLKLNSQGKIDGFLPNSPIYIIVPDFHSNDHNSNKKRKTNKKKNDPSKILTDEQSAKIGKVLNYTGGALALIDITRKKMGENNKVNDFLKSKLGQGNYSKLIKILDKGLKAFNKAATIAAFTKLFVDIKDGRYVGKPENLFFDVVSTVAGLHPYGAIMNAFLTYIGVDGDTFRAFCKQEGNIEIPLISSVRTIGTGESKVTVHTFTPFTSVLSNPQNVPPPHPDMIAKKALNKVLDKKALLNAIKNKKVMNSKPRPCKMNK; via the coding sequence ATGAGACCATCTACTACCAAAGAGCCTACTCCCAAAAAAACGAGTACCAGCTCAAACCTTACGCCTTTTGACAAATCGAAAGCTCGCTCGATAAAGCCACCTAAGTATGGCATTCAAGCGGCAGACAACCCTCAACCCTTGCAAGCCAAGTTTGGGAATAATTTTGCTAGGGCGGGTAGTTTGCGGAGGAAGGGAAAAAGCTATAGGGGAGTATTTAAGGATAGAGGAGGAGAAACATATACTGTAGATGGAAAAGAATACAACAATTATGGAAATTATAATCCTTACGATGGCCAACATACGATAGTAGCAGGCAATACTTATACTGGCTTGAGTAAACGATACTATGGAAATAGCTCTATGGCATCAAGCTTTATGAAACTACATCAAAAGTTAGAAAAAAAGTTTGTTCCTGGCGAAACTATAGTAGTGAACTTTGAACGAGAAGGAAGACATGTGAAACTTGCTAGATTAAATGTTCAAGCTATAGACTTTTATAAAACTATTGAACAAGAGGGCTTAGGGGGAATAGCGAGTCGTTATAATATTACGACTGATTTACTCATTAATATGAATGCTAACTTGCAACTCCAGCTTTTTAAGGCTGGTGATGAAATTAGAATACCACAGCCGTTTGGAACAATCACCTTAAAACTTACTAAGGATACTACTGCAGAGGCTCTAGCACAAAAATATAAAATAAGCCTAGCTACAATCGTTGACCTAAATTTAAAAGCAGGAGCTGTACTTGCTGTTCCTGGTAGTACATATTCACAAAAAACAAGAGAGAAAATAAAGCCTGGAAACAAAACAACTCAAGTAGTTAAACATACACGAAGCAAGTTTGGAACACATACATTGAGTCCCGAAAACGTAGACATTCTCTTAAATAAATATTCTAAATATACAGCTTATGTAGCAAATAAAGGAGATAATCTTTGGAAAATCATGCACAAATATTGGGGGAATTGTGCTTCAATGTATACTGAGCAAAGTTATTATAATTTGGTACATGGGTTAGTTCTTGCAATGTTAGAAGTAAATAACTTAAAACTCAATTCCCAAGGAAAAATTGATGGATTTTTACCAAATTCTCCTATTTATATCATTGTGCCTGACTTTCATTCTAATGATCACAACTCAAATAAAAAGCGTAAAACTAATAAAAAGAAAAATGATCCATCTAAAATATTAACTGACGAACAAAGTGCCAAAATTGGTAAAGTGTTAAATTACACAGGTGGAGCCCTCGCTTTAATAGATATTACCCGAAAAAAAATGGGTGAGAATAACAAGGTAAATGATTTTTTAAAATCAAAATTGGGTCAAGGAAACTACAGTAAATTAATTAAAATTTTAGATAAAGGGCTTAAAGCATTTAATAAAGCTGCTACTATTGCCGCATTCACTAAACTCTTTGTAGATATAAAAGACGGGCGGTATGTAGGCAAACCTGAAAACCTTTTCTTTGATGTAGTATCAACCGTTGCTGGACTACACCCTTATGGTGCTATCATGAATGCCTTTTTAACCTATATAGGAGTTGACGGAGATACCTTTAGAGCTTTTTGTAAGCAAGAAGGAAACATAGAAATTCCTTTAATCTCATCAGTTAGAACTATTGGTACAGGGGAAAGCAAAGTAACCGTACACACCTTTACACCATTTACTAGTGTCCTCAGTAATCCCCAGAATGTTCCTCCACCGCATCCAGACATGATTGCTAAAAAGGCACTAAACAAAGTGCTAGATAAAAAAGCTCTTTTAAATGCAATAAAAAACAAAAAGGTAATGAATTCAAAGCCAAGGCCTTGCAAAATGAATAAATAA